In one Marinomonas maritima genomic region, the following are encoded:
- a CDS encoding NUDIX hydrolase, giving the protein HLTVAALVRKGQQFLMIKEWQDGQLVLNQPAGHIENNESAIDAVIRETREESGWLVKPIGLLGMYAFTPFNGADTYHRLCFLCEPINDTNEPLDENIASRHWLTYDEIMALPHRSPLIKTCIEDSLNNPIIPLSFLSDQHLSPVPTCQK; this is encoded by the coding sequence CACCTAACCGTCGCAGCACTAGTGAGAAAAGGACAACAGTTCCTCATGATAAAGGAATGGCAAGACGGCCAACTCGTCCTAAATCAACCGGCCGGACACATCGAAAATAACGAAAGCGCCATCGACGCCGTGATCAGAGAAACACGCGAAGAATCAGGCTGGCTTGTCAAACCCATTGGCTTACTAGGCATGTACGCTTTCACGCCTTTCAACGGTGCAGACACATATCATCGCCTGTGTTTTTTATGTGAGCCGATAAACGATACCAATGAACCACTCGATGAAAATATTGCCTCTCGCCATTGGTTAACTTATGACGAAATCATGGCTTTACCGCATCGCAGCCCATTAATTAAAACGTGCATTGAAGATTCGTTAAACAACCCCATTATTCCCTTATCCTTCTTGTCAGATCAGCACTTGTCTCCTGTGCCGACCTGTCAAAAATGA
- the mnmA gene encoding tRNA 2-thiouridine(34) synthase MnmA yields MKESLYLTDQPANHDKKVIVGMSGGVDSSVSALILMQQGYQVEGLFMKNWDEDDGTEYCTAIDDLADAQAVSDKLGIKLHTANFASEYWDNVFEHFLEEYKAGRTPNPDILCNKEIKFKAFLEYAVALNADYIATGHYVRRGEKDGEPLLLKGLDGNKDQSYFLYAVGKDEIAKTLFPVGELEKTEVRRLAEKFGLITHNKKDSTGICFIGERRFKDFLEQYLPAQPGNIETLEGDKIARHHGLMYHTIGQRQGLGIGGLAKYSDDPWYVVEKDLKRNVLIVTQGGQHESLFKTHLIADNFDWVARKKPTLPLTCKAKCRYRQPDQDCTINELADGQIEVSFVEPQRAITPGQSVVFYLDDRCLGGGIINVAFNK; encoded by the coding sequence ATGAAAGAAAGTCTATACCTAACAGATCAACCAGCCAATCACGATAAAAAGGTCATTGTGGGCATGTCTGGTGGCGTCGATTCCTCAGTATCAGCCCTTATACTGATGCAACAGGGTTATCAGGTTGAAGGCCTATTCATGAAGAACTGGGACGAAGACGATGGCACAGAATATTGCACGGCAATAGATGACCTTGCCGACGCTCAAGCCGTATCGGATAAATTGGGTATAAAACTTCATACCGCAAACTTTGCATCAGAATACTGGGACAATGTCTTTGAGCATTTTTTAGAAGAATACAAAGCAGGCAGAACCCCTAATCCAGATATTCTGTGCAACAAAGAAATCAAATTTAAAGCCTTCCTAGAGTACGCTGTGGCACTGAACGCTGATTACATCGCAACGGGGCATTACGTGCGTCGTGGCGAAAAAGACGGCGAACCACTTCTGCTAAAAGGCCTAGACGGCAACAAAGATCAAAGTTATTTTTTATACGCCGTGGGTAAAGATGAAATAGCAAAAACACTCTTTCCGGTTGGAGAATTAGAAAAAACAGAAGTCCGCCGCTTAGCGGAAAAGTTTGGCCTTATCACCCACAATAAAAAAGACAGTACTGGTATTTGCTTTATCGGTGAACGTCGCTTCAAAGATTTCTTAGAACAATATCTACCAGCACAACCTGGTAACATTGAGACACTAGAAGGCGACAAAATCGCTCGCCACCATGGTTTGATGTATCACACAATTGGTCAACGCCAAGGTTTAGGCATTGGCGGTTTGGCTAAATACTCTGATGACCCTTGGTATGTGGTTGAAAAAGACTTAAAACGTAATGTTTTAATTGTTACCCAAGGCGGACAACATGAATCGTTATTTAAAACGCATTTAATTGCCGATAACTTCGATTGGGTTGCCAGAAAGAAACCAACACTTCCACTAACGTGTAAAGCAAAGTGTCGCTATCGTCAGCCAGATCAGGACTGTACGATTAATGAATTAGCCGATGGCCAAATTGAAGTATCTTTTGTCGAACCACAACGCGCCATCACACCAGGCCAATCGGTGGTTTTTTATCTAGACGACCGTTGCCTTGGCGGTGGTATCATCAACGTTGCTTTTAACAAATGA
- the hflD gene encoding high frequency lysogenization protein HflD — MSSREKEQTIALSAVFQAAELVSILAKTGQVDNASLQPMLDSILMVNAASTEDVYGGQWDCQSNLALGRKISRQALGKERSSVNPDTLRYALSMIHLEHKLSKTPDMLPVIGQKIAQIEQKKAHYDSVLHENMLASISGMYQDTLSKLSFRIQVHGDSRFLQQPQVANQVRAILMSGIRAAMLWRQLGGKRWHLIFKRKALLNALESRN; from the coding sequence GTGAGTAGTAGAGAAAAAGAGCAAACCATCGCCCTATCCGCTGTTTTTCAAGCGGCAGAGTTAGTGTCTATTTTGGCAAAAACAGGGCAAGTAGATAACGCCAGCCTACAGCCGATGTTGGACAGTATTTTAATGGTTAATGCCGCCTCTACTGAAGATGTTTATGGAGGCCAATGGGATTGTCAGAGTAATCTAGCCCTAGGAAGAAAAATCTCTCGACAAGCCCTAGGCAAAGAACGCAGCAGTGTTAATCCTGATACACTCAGATACGCCCTTAGCATGATCCATCTTGAACATAAGCTCTCTAAAACACCCGATATGCTGCCAGTTATTGGTCAAAAAATTGCTCAAATCGAGCAAAAGAAAGCACATTACGACAGCGTATTACATGAAAACATGCTCGCTTCGATCTCAGGCATGTACCAAGATACATTGAGCAAACTGTCATTTCGCATTCAAGTACATGGCGACAGTCGGTTCTTACAGCAGCCACAGGTGGCCAATCAAGTTCGAGCCATTTTAATGTCTGGTATTCGAGCCGCGATGTTATGGCGACAACTTGGCGGTAAGCGCTGGCATTTGATATTTAAAAGAAAAGCATTACTGAATGCTTTAGAGTCACGTAATTAG
- a CDS encoding NADP-dependent isocitrate dehydrogenase, whose product MSKQTIYYTLTDEAPALATASLLPIFGAFAKEADIELKLTDISLASRIISSFSDLLPADKQAEDGLKFLGDLTASPEANIVKLPNISASLPQLYAAIKELKTQGYDLPDYPENAQTDAEKDVLARYSKVLGSAVNPVLRQGNSDRRAPAAVKGFARKNPHSMGKWSKTSTSHADYMRDGDFYSSEQSVTMDSAQTVKIEFVGKDGSVEVKKTLPLLAGEILDSMNISCAKLRAFFEASLQEAKKDNIMWSVHLKATMMKVSHPIVFGHAVTVFYKDVFEKYSELFKEIGVNPNNGLGSVYDKIQTLPEAKQEEIKQAIQACYDTRPELAMVDSDKGITNLHVPSDVIVDASMPAMIRNSGKMWGRDGKAHDAKAVIPDSTYARIYQETINFCKTNGAFDPVTMGTVPNVGLMAQKAEEYGSHDKTFEIAAAGTMRIVDANGNVLMQHAVEKGDIWRACQTKDAPIRDWVKLGVTRARQSDTPAVFWLDENRPHDNQLRNKVETYLKDHDTNGLDIRIMSYNEAIRFSMERIIRGEDTISVTGNILRDYLTDLFPILELGTSAKMLSIVPMLEGGGMYETGAGGSAPKHVQQLMEENHLRWDSLGEFLAVAVSFEELGIKHNNEKAIILAKCLDKATGKLLDTNKSPSRKSGEIDNRGSHFYLALYWAQELATQTENAELATKFSPLAKALAAKETTIVAELAAVQGKPAGLSGYYHINLEEVTKIMRPSDTFNQALASL is encoded by the coding sequence ATGTCGAAACAAACCATTTACTACACGTTAACCGATGAAGCACCAGCACTTGCTACCGCGTCTTTGCTTCCTATCTTTGGCGCTTTCGCAAAAGAAGCAGACATCGAACTTAAACTGACTGACATTTCTTTGGCAAGCCGTATTATTTCTTCTTTTTCTGACCTATTGCCTGCCGACAAGCAAGCGGAAGATGGTTTGAAATTCTTAGGCGATCTAACCGCCTCTCCTGAAGCAAATATTGTAAAACTGCCTAACATCAGTGCTTCTCTGCCACAACTATATGCAGCCATCAAAGAGCTTAAAACACAAGGCTACGACCTCCCTGACTACCCAGAAAATGCACAAACTGACGCTGAAAAAGACGTACTAGCGCGTTATTCAAAAGTATTGGGCAGTGCGGTAAACCCTGTTCTACGCCAAGGTAACTCTGACCGACGCGCTCCTGCCGCCGTAAAAGGTTTCGCTCGTAAAAACCCTCACTCAATGGGTAAGTGGAGCAAAACATCAACGTCTCACGCCGACTATATGCGCGATGGTGACTTTTACTCTTCTGAACAGTCCGTAACAATGGATTCTGCTCAAACCGTTAAGATTGAATTCGTTGGAAAAGACGGTTCAGTTGAAGTGAAAAAAACACTTCCTCTTCTCGCGGGTGAAATACTAGACAGCATGAACATCAGCTGCGCCAAGCTTCGCGCTTTCTTCGAAGCATCCTTACAAGAAGCGAAAAAAGACAACATCATGTGGTCTGTGCACTTAAAAGCAACCATGATGAAAGTGTCTCACCCAATCGTATTTGGTCACGCTGTCACCGTTTTCTACAAAGACGTTTTCGAAAAATACAGTGAATTGTTTAAAGAAATCGGTGTGAATCCTAACAACGGTCTAGGCAGTGTTTACGATAAGATCCAAACACTACCAGAAGCGAAACAAGAAGAAATCAAACAAGCCATCCAAGCTTGCTACGATACTCGTCCAGAATTGGCCATGGTTGATTCAGACAAAGGCATCACTAACCTACACGTACCAAGTGACGTTATTGTTGATGCCTCTATGCCAGCAATGATTCGTAACTCTGGTAAAATGTGGGGTCGTGACGGTAAAGCACATGACGCTAAAGCCGTTATTCCAGACAGCACTTATGCTCGCATTTACCAAGAAACAATTAATTTCTGTAAAACCAATGGCGCGTTCGACCCAGTCACTATGGGTACCGTTCCAAACGTTGGCCTAATGGCGCAAAAAGCAGAAGAATACGGTTCTCATGATAAAACGTTTGAAATAGCAGCCGCCGGTACGATGCGTATTGTTGATGCGAATGGCAATGTCCTAATGCAGCACGCGGTAGAAAAAGGCGATATCTGGCGCGCATGCCAAACAAAAGACGCTCCAATCCGTGATTGGGTAAAATTGGGCGTTACTCGTGCTCGCCAGTCTGATACACCTGCTGTTTTTTGGTTGGATGAAAATCGTCCTCACGATAACCAGCTTCGCAATAAAGTTGAAACGTATCTAAAAGACCATGATACAAACGGTCTAGACATTCGTATCATGTCTTACAACGAAGCGATCCGTTTCTCTATGGAACGCATCATTCGTGGCGAAGACACTATTTCAGTGACAGGCAACATTCTTCGTGACTACCTAACGGATTTGTTCCCAATCTTGGAATTAGGTACCTCTGCGAAAATGCTCTCTATCGTTCCAATGCTGGAAGGCGGCGGCATGTATGAAACAGGCGCTGGTGGTTCTGCTCCTAAGCACGTTCAACAGCTGATGGAGGAAAACCATCTTCGTTGGGATTCACTGGGTGAATTTTTGGCCGTGGCGGTGTCTTTCGAAGAACTTGGTATCAAGCACAACAACGAGAAAGCCATTATTCTTGCTAAGTGCCTAGACAAAGCAACCGGCAAGTTATTAGACACCAACAAGTCGCCTTCTCGTAAATCGGGCGAAATTGATAACCGTGGTAGCCATTTCTACTTAGCGCTGTACTGGGCTCAAGAACTGGCAACTCAAACAGAGAATGCTGAGCTTGCTACTAAATTTTCACCTTTGGCAAAAGCGTTAGCGGCGAAAGAAACAACCATCGTTGCTGAACTGGCTGCAGTACAAGGCAAGCCTGCTGGTTTATCTGGTTATTACCATATTAACCTTGAAGAAGTGACTAAGATCATGCGCCCAAGTGACACCTTCAACCAAGCATTAGCGTCTCTATAA
- the purB gene encoding adenylosuccinate lyase, with translation MELTSLNAISPIDGRYGSKTDVLRRSVSEYGLLRMRVIVEVRWLQALAKHPQIIEVPTLSNEASAFLDQLADNFNEADAQAIKDIEKTTNHDVKAVEYFIKNKMADNAELATVSEFVHFACTSEDINNLSHGLMLREALEEGIVPELKNVITAIQDLAIEHAEQPMLSRTHGQTASPSTVGKEMANVAARLSRQLTQIEKIEFLGKINGAVGNYNAHLSAYPDVDWQAHAEAFVTSLGLTWNPYTTQIEPHDYIAELFDAMCRFNTILLDFDRDVWGYISMGFFKQKTIAGEIGSSTMPHKVNPIDFENSEGNLGIANAIMGHLSAKLPISRWQRDLTDSTVLRNLGVGLAHSLIAYQSTLKGISKLEINAPRLNADLDAAWEVLAEPIQTVMRRYGIESPYEKLKELTRGRTIDQATIEAFVETLDMPEQAKAELKALTPGTYIGNAVAQAKAIRN, from the coding sequence ATGGAACTAACTAGCTTAAATGCAATTTCCCCTATCGACGGTCGTTACGGATCGAAAACGGACGTATTACGTCGCTCTGTGAGCGAATACGGTTTGCTACGTATGCGGGTTATAGTCGAAGTTCGCTGGCTACAGGCGCTTGCTAAGCACCCACAAATCATCGAAGTTCCAACATTGAGCAATGAAGCGAGCGCTTTCTTGGATCAATTGGCAGACAACTTTAATGAAGCCGATGCTCAAGCCATTAAAGACATTGAGAAAACCACCAATCACGATGTCAAAGCCGTTGAATATTTTATTAAAAACAAAATGGCTGACAACGCAGAATTGGCGACCGTCTCTGAATTTGTACACTTTGCTTGTACGTCAGAAGACATCAACAACCTATCTCACGGGTTAATGCTTCGTGAAGCGCTGGAAGAAGGCATTGTTCCAGAACTGAAAAATGTTATTACCGCTATTCAAGACCTTGCGATTGAGCACGCGGAACAACCTATGTTGTCTCGCACACACGGACAAACCGCCTCTCCTTCAACGGTAGGTAAAGAAATGGCCAATGTGGCAGCTCGCCTTAGTCGCCAGCTGACACAAATTGAAAAAATTGAATTTTTAGGCAAAATAAACGGCGCTGTTGGTAACTATAACGCTCACCTTTCTGCTTATCCGGACGTCGATTGGCAAGCTCACGCCGAAGCGTTTGTGACGTCTCTTGGTTTGACTTGGAACCCATACACAACTCAAATAGAGCCACACGATTACATCGCTGAACTATTCGATGCTATGTGTCGTTTCAACACCATTCTTCTCGATTTCGACCGAGATGTTTGGGGCTATATTTCTATGGGCTTTTTCAAACAGAAAACGATTGCAGGTGAAATTGGCTCATCAACTATGCCACACAAAGTTAACCCAATCGACTTTGAAAACTCCGAAGGTAACTTGGGTATTGCGAACGCTATCATGGGTCACTTAAGCGCAAAGTTGCCAATTTCTCGCTGGCAGCGTGACTTAACGGATTCGACTGTATTGCGTAATCTAGGTGTTGGTTTGGCACACAGTTTAATTGCTTATCAATCCACACTAAAAGGCATCAGCAAACTTGAAATCAACGCACCTCGTCTAAACGCAGACTTAGACGCTGCATGGGAAGTGCTGGCTGAGCCAATTCAAACCGTGATGCGTCGCTACGGTATTGAATCGCCTTACGAGAAACTAAAAGAGTTAACTCGTGGCCGCACAATCGACCAAGCAACTATCGAAGCCTTCGTTGAGACGCTAGACATGCCAGAACAAGCAAAAGCAGAACTAAAAGCATTAACACCAGGTACTTATATTGGTAATGCTGTTGCTCAAGCGAAAGCTATCCGCAACTAA